In Arachis hypogaea cultivar Tifrunner chromosome 17, arahy.Tifrunner.gnm2.J5K5, whole genome shotgun sequence, a single window of DNA contains:
- the LOC112766485 gene encoding ABC transporter C family member 3 isoform X1, giving the protein MWFVSSLFSSLMHFPTCFLLKPIFLHALSSFFHLLLLAMVLVTLLCKRIITVESKDKKTNNNNKALFQKTLFCSVGFSAFNLFLSLIDYFIWYRTSLSQEKLFTLLDLALKTVSWGVLAISMHNDHIRFPLLLFRIWCAFYLFVSCSSFIVDIIVLILYKKHVPLPPQCIVSDVVATLVGLFFCYVMCYVKNDECEDISTIEEPLLNGDDHASSMEKKETNRGGETVTPYLNAGIFSILTFSWIGSLIALGNKKILDLEDVPQLDSGDSVVEAFPAFKEKVEADCGGTNHITTLKLVKLLVVSAWKEILFTAFLALLNTLASYVGPYLIDAFVQFLDGKQLYENQGYVLVSAFFVAKIVECLSQRHWFFKLQQIGIRIRALLVTMIYNKSLTLSCQSKKGHTSGETINLMTVDAERIGVFSWYMHDLWLVVLQVSLALLILYKNLGIASIAAFFATVFVMLANVPLGSLQEKFQTKLMESKDARMKATSEVLRNMRILKLQGWEMKFLSKIIQLRKTEQMWLKKFVYTSAMTTFVFWGAPTFVSVVTFGTCMLVGIPLESGKILSALATFRILQEPIYNLPETISMIAQTKVSLDRISSFLRLEDLQFDVVEKLPLGTSDKAIEVTNGNFSWDLSSSITTLKNINLSVFHGMKVAVCGTVGSGKSTLLSCILGEVPKVSGTLKVCGKKAYVAQSPWIQSGKIEDNILFGKKMDREKYEKVLEACSLKKDLETLSFGDQTIIGERGINLSGGQKQRIQIARALYQDSDIYLFDDPFSAVDAHTGSHLFKECLLGHLSSKTVVYVTHQVEFLPAADLILVMKNGKITQCGKYIELLNNGADFMELVGAHKKALSTLDSTSTFEQDISVSNAHVVEQKEARKDDQIGNKIDINDHSELKGQLVQEEEREKGKVGFLIYWKYITTAYRGILVPFILLAQILFQTLQIGSNYWMTWATPISQDVDPSPVEGSTLILVYVALAIGSSFCILARAMLLVTAGYKTATLLFNKMHFCIFRAPMSFFDSTPSGRILNRASTDQSAVDTDIPNQISSVAFTLIQLLGIIAVMSQVAWQVFFVFIPVIAASIWYQQYYLPAARELSRLVGVCKAPVIQHFAETISGASTIRSFDQQSRFQETNMKLSDEYSRPKFNVTGAMEWLCFRLDMLSSVTFAVSLIFLVSIPKGVINPSIAGLAVTYGLNLNMVQAWVVWNLCRLENKIISVERIMQYTCVPSEPPLVVEENRPDPSWPLYGEVDIQNLQVRYASHLPLVLRGISCTFYGGLKTGIVGRTGSGKSTLIQTLFRIVEPAAGRVMIDGINISSVGLHDLRSRLGIIPQDPTMFEGTVRNNLDPLEEYTDEQIWEALDKCQLGDEVRKKDGKLDSPVSENGENWSMGQRQLVCLGRVLLKKSKILVLDEATASVDTATDNLIQQTLKLHFADSTIITIAHRITSVLDSNMVLLLHQGVIEEYESPSKLLEDRCSSFSQLVAEYSTRSKSTFDKSVVQ; this is encoded by the exons ATGTGGTTTGtttcatctttattttcttctctcatGCACTTTCCCACTTGTTTTCTACTCAAACCCATTTTCCTTCATGCCTTGTCTTCCTTTTTCCATCTTCTATTGTTGGCAATGGTTTTGGTGACATTGCTTTGTAAGAGAATCATCACAGTAGAATCCAAAGATaagaaaactaataataataataaagcttTGTTTCAAAAGACTCTGTTTTGTTCTGTTGGTTTTTCAGCTTTCAACCTTTTCCTCTCTCTCATCGACTACTTCATTTGGTATAGAACTAGTTTGTCACAAGAAAAGCTTTTTACCCTTTTGGATTTGGCTCTCAAAACCGTTTCTTGGGGTGTTCTTGCTATTTCCATGCATAATGATCATATAAGATTTCCCTTACTACTATTCAGAATTTGGTGTGCCTTCTACCTGTTTGTTTCTTGTTCTTCCTTTATAGTGGACATCATTGTTCTTATTCTATACAAAAAACATGTTCCTTTACCACCTCAGTGCATAGTTTCTGATGTGGTAGCTACTCTTGTTGGCTTGTTTTTCTGTTATGTTATGTGTTATGTGAAGAATGATGAGTGTGAAGATATCAGCACCATTGAGGAACCTCTATTGAATGGTGATGATCATGCTTCTTCCATGGAGAAAAAAGAGACTAATAGAGGGGGAGAAACCGTTACGCCTTATTTGAATGCTGGAATTTTCAGCATTCTAACATTCTCTTGGATTGGTTCTCTTATAGCTCTTGGTAATAAGAAAATCTTAGACCTTGAGGATGTTCCACAACTAGATTCCGGAGACAGTGTTGTTGAAGCTTTTCCAGCTTTCAAGGAAAAGGTTGAAGCAGATTGTGGTGGAACAAACCACATAACCACTCTTAAGCTTGTGAAATTGTTAGTAGTTTCAGCATGGAAAGAGATTCTGTTCACTGCATTTCTTGCATTGTTGAACACTTTGGCTTCTTATGTTGGTCCTTATCTTATTGATGCTTTTGTTCAGTTTCTTGATGGAAAACAACTCTATGAAAATcagggctatgttttggtttctGCATTTTTTGTAGCAAAGATTGTTGAATGTCTTTCACAAAGGCATTGGTTCTTTAAGTTGCAGCAAATCGGAATCCGAATCAGAGCACTGCTTGTGACAATGATCTATAACAAATCATTGACCCTTTCTTGTCAATCAAAAAAGGGACATACTTCAGGGGAGACAATCAACTTGATGACGGTTGATGCCGAAAGAATCGGTGTTTTCAGTTGGTACATGCATGATTTATGGCTAGTAGTATTGCAAGTTTCATTAGCATTGTTGATTTTGTATAAGAATCTTGGCATTGCTTCAATTGCTGCATTTTTTGCAACAGTTTTTGTAATGTTGGCAAATGTTCCTTTAGGATCATTGCAAGAGAAGTTCCAAACAAAGTTGATGGAATCAAAAGATGCAAGAATGAAGGCAACATCAGAGGTTCTTAGGAACATGAGGATCCTCAAATTACAAGGATGGGAAATGAAGTTTCTATCTAAGATAATTCAACTCAGAAAAACTGAACAAATGTGgctaaaaaaatttgtttacaCTTCAGCCATGACCACATTTGTGTTTTGGGGTGCTCCAACATTTGTTTCTGTTGTTACTTTTGGCACCTGCATGCTTGTAGGGATTCCACTTGAATCAGGGAAAATCTTATCAGCACTTGCTACATTCAGAATTCTTCAAGAGCCTATATACAATCTTCCAGAAACAATTTCAATGATTGCACAAACTAAGGTTTCTCTTGATAGGATTTCGTCGTTCCTTCGCCTCGAAGACTTGCAATTCGATGTTGTAGAGAAGCTTCCATTAGGTACTTCTGATAAAGCTATTGAAGTAACTAATGGAAACTTCTCTTGGGATTTATCTTCTTCAATTACAACATTGAAGAACATAAATCTAAGTGTTTTTCATGGCATGAAAGTTGCTGTTTGTGGCACTGTTGGATCAGGAAAATCTACATTACTCTCTTGTATATTAGGAGAAGTACCAAAGGTTTCAGGAACTCTAAAAGTGTGTGGTAAGAAAGCATATGTTGCTCAATCACCATGGATACAAAGTGGGAAAATTGAAGATAATATATTGTTTGGTAAGAAGATGGATAGGGAAAAGTATGAGAAGGTTCTTGAAGCTTGTTCCTTGAAGAAGGATCTTGAGACTTTGTCATTTGGGGACCAAACAATTATAGGTGAACGTGGGATAAATTTGAGTGGTGGACAAAAACAAAGGATTCAAATAGCACGTGCTTTATATCAAGATTCTGATATATATCTATTTGATGATCCTTTTAGTGCTGTTGATGCTCATACAGGTTCTCATCTCTTTAag GAATGTTTGTTAGGCCATTTGAGTTCAAAGACAGTAGTTTATGTTACTCATCAAGTAGAGTTCTTACCTGCTGCTGATCTTATATTG gtcatgaaaaatggaaaaattaCTCAATGTGGAAAGTATATTGAATTGCTTAACAATGGAGCTGATTTTATGGAACTTGTTGGTGCACATAAAAAGGCTTTGTCCACACTTGATTCAACAAGTACCTTTGAACAAGATATTAGTGTCTCTAATGCTCATGTTGTGGAACAAAAAGaggcaagaaaagatgatcaaaTTGGTAATAAAATAGACATCAATGATCATAGTGAGCTAAAAGGCCAGCTagttcaagaagaagaaagagagaaaggtaAAGTTGGGTTTTTGATATATTGGAAATACATCACCACAGCATATAGAGGGATTCTTGTTCCATTCATATTGTTGGCTCAGATTCTGTTCCAAACTCTCCAAATTGGAAGCAACTATTGGATGACTTGGGCTACACCAATCTCACAAGATGTGGATCCATCACCTGTTGAAGGATCAACTCTTATACTTGTTTATGTTGCTTTGGCTATTGGAAGTTCTTTCTGCATTCTTGCTAGAGCTATGCTTCTTGTTACTGCCGGTTACAAAACTGCTACACTGTTATTCAATAAGATGCACTTCTGCATTTTCCGCGCACCAATGTCATTCTTTGATTCTACTCCAAGTGGTAGAATTCTCAATAGA GCTTCTACTGACCAAAGTGCTGTTGATACTGACATTCCAAATCAAATTAGTTCAGTTGCCTTCACTCTCATACAGCTTCTTGGAATCATAGCAGTGATGTCTCAAGTTGCATGGCAAGTTTTCTTTGTATTCATACCTGTCATTGCAGCCAGCATATGGTACCAG CAATATTACTTACCAGCAGCGCGAGAACTATCGCGCTTAGTTGGAGTATGCAAAGCGCCAGTGATTCAACACTTTGCTGAAACAATCTCTGGTGCATCAACCATTAGAAGCTTTGATCAGCAGTCTAGATTTCAGGAAACAAATATGAAACTTTCGGACGAATATTCTCGGCCGAAATTCAATGTTACTGGTGCTATGGAATGGTTGTGCTTTCGCTTAGATATGTTGTCTTCAGTCACATTTGCAGTTTCCTTGATATTCTTGGTATCTATTCCAAAAGGAGTCATAAATCCAA GCATTGCTGGTTTAGCTGTTACCTATGGACTAAATTTAAACATGGTGCAAGCTTGGGTTGTATGGAATCTTTGCCGCTTAGAGAACAAGATCATATCGGTCGAAAGGATTATGCAGTATACTTGTGTTCCTAGTGAGCCTCCCCTTGTTGTAGAAGAAAATAGACCAGATCCTTCTTGGCCATTATATGGTGAAGTTGACATACAAAACTTGCAG GTTCGTTATGCTTCACACCTTCCACTTGTGTTGCGCGGAATCTCATGCACATTTTATGGAGGATTGAAAACTGGCATTGTTGGAAGAACAGGAAGTGGTAAATCAACTCTCATACAAACTCTATTCCGAATCGTTGAACCAGCTGCTGGGAGAGTTATGATTGATGGCATCAACATATCTTCAGTAGGACTTCATGATTTGAGGTCTAGACTTGGCATTATTCCTCAAGATCCAACCATGTTTGAAGGGACAGTTAGAAACAATTTGGACCCTCTTGAAGAGTACACTGATGAACAAATTTGGGAG GCCTTAGATAAGTGCCAACTTGGAGATGAAGTTAGAAAGAAAGATGGAAAGTTGGACTCTCCAG TTAGCGAAAATGGCGAAAATTGGAGCATGGGACAGAGGCAATTGGTGTGCCTAGGTAGGGTGCTGCTAAAGAAGAGCAAGATATTGGTTCTTGATGAAGCAACTGCATCAGTTGATACTGCTACAGACAATTTGATTCAACAAACTCTTAAGCTGCATTTTGCTGACTCTACAATCATAACCATTGCACATAGAATCACTTCTGTTCTTGACAGCAATATGGTCTTGCTTCTTCATCAAG GAGTTATTGAAGAGTATGAGTCACCTTCAAAATTGCTAGAGGATAGGTGTTCTTCTTTTTCCCAACTTGTGGCTGAATATTCCACTAGGTCCAAGTCAACTTTTGATAAATCTGTTGTTCAATGA
- the LOC112766485 gene encoding ABC transporter C family member 3 isoform X2, translating to MPKESVFSVGSLQEKFQTKLMESKDARMKATSEVLRNMRILKLQGWEMKFLSKIIQLRKTEQMWLKKFVYTSAMTTFVFWGAPTFVSVVTFGTCMLVGIPLESGKILSALATFRILQEPIYNLPETISMIAQTKVSLDRISSFLRLEDLQFDVVEKLPLGTSDKAIEVTNGNFSWDLSSSITTLKNINLSVFHGMKVAVCGTVGSGKSTLLSCILGEVPKVSGTLKVCGKKAYVAQSPWIQSGKIEDNILFGKKMDREKYEKVLEACSLKKDLETLSFGDQTIIGERGINLSGGQKQRIQIARALYQDSDIYLFDDPFSAVDAHTGSHLFKECLLGHLSSKTVVYVTHQVEFLPAADLILVMKNGKITQCGKYIELLNNGADFMELVGAHKKALSTLDSTSTFEQDISVSNAHVVEQKEARKDDQIGNKIDINDHSELKGQLVQEEEREKGKVGFLIYWKYITTAYRGILVPFILLAQILFQTLQIGSNYWMTWATPISQDVDPSPVEGSTLILVYVALAIGSSFCILARAMLLVTAGYKTATLLFNKMHFCIFRAPMSFFDSTPSGRILNRASTDQSAVDTDIPNQISSVAFTLIQLLGIIAVMSQVAWQVFFVFIPVIAASIWYQQYYLPAARELSRLVGVCKAPVIQHFAETISGASTIRSFDQQSRFQETNMKLSDEYSRPKFNVTGAMEWLCFRLDMLSSVTFAVSLIFLVSIPKGVINPSIAGLAVTYGLNLNMVQAWVVWNLCRLENKIISVERIMQYTCVPSEPPLVVEENRPDPSWPLYGEVDIQNLQVRYASHLPLVLRGISCTFYGGLKTGIVGRTGSGKSTLIQTLFRIVEPAAGRVMIDGINISSVGLHDLRSRLGIIPQDPTMFEGTVRNNLDPLEEYTDEQIWEALDKCQLGDEVRKKDGKLDSPVSENGENWSMGQRQLVCLGRVLLKKSKILVLDEATASVDTATDNLIQQTLKLHFADSTIITIAHRITSVLDSNMVLLLHQGVIEEYESPSKLLEDRCSSFSQLVAEYSTRSKSTFDKSVVQ from the exons ATGCCGAAAGAATCGGTGTTTTCAGTTG GATCATTGCAAGAGAAGTTCCAAACAAAGTTGATGGAATCAAAAGATGCAAGAATGAAGGCAACATCAGAGGTTCTTAGGAACATGAGGATCCTCAAATTACAAGGATGGGAAATGAAGTTTCTATCTAAGATAATTCAACTCAGAAAAACTGAACAAATGTGgctaaaaaaatttgtttacaCTTCAGCCATGACCACATTTGTGTTTTGGGGTGCTCCAACATTTGTTTCTGTTGTTACTTTTGGCACCTGCATGCTTGTAGGGATTCCACTTGAATCAGGGAAAATCTTATCAGCACTTGCTACATTCAGAATTCTTCAAGAGCCTATATACAATCTTCCAGAAACAATTTCAATGATTGCACAAACTAAGGTTTCTCTTGATAGGATTTCGTCGTTCCTTCGCCTCGAAGACTTGCAATTCGATGTTGTAGAGAAGCTTCCATTAGGTACTTCTGATAAAGCTATTGAAGTAACTAATGGAAACTTCTCTTGGGATTTATCTTCTTCAATTACAACATTGAAGAACATAAATCTAAGTGTTTTTCATGGCATGAAAGTTGCTGTTTGTGGCACTGTTGGATCAGGAAAATCTACATTACTCTCTTGTATATTAGGAGAAGTACCAAAGGTTTCAGGAACTCTAAAAGTGTGTGGTAAGAAAGCATATGTTGCTCAATCACCATGGATACAAAGTGGGAAAATTGAAGATAATATATTGTTTGGTAAGAAGATGGATAGGGAAAAGTATGAGAAGGTTCTTGAAGCTTGTTCCTTGAAGAAGGATCTTGAGACTTTGTCATTTGGGGACCAAACAATTATAGGTGAACGTGGGATAAATTTGAGTGGTGGACAAAAACAAAGGATTCAAATAGCACGTGCTTTATATCAAGATTCTGATATATATCTATTTGATGATCCTTTTAGTGCTGTTGATGCTCATACAGGTTCTCATCTCTTTAag GAATGTTTGTTAGGCCATTTGAGTTCAAAGACAGTAGTTTATGTTACTCATCAAGTAGAGTTCTTACCTGCTGCTGATCTTATATTG gtcatgaaaaatggaaaaattaCTCAATGTGGAAAGTATATTGAATTGCTTAACAATGGAGCTGATTTTATGGAACTTGTTGGTGCACATAAAAAGGCTTTGTCCACACTTGATTCAACAAGTACCTTTGAACAAGATATTAGTGTCTCTAATGCTCATGTTGTGGAACAAAAAGaggcaagaaaagatgatcaaaTTGGTAATAAAATAGACATCAATGATCATAGTGAGCTAAAAGGCCAGCTagttcaagaagaagaaagagagaaaggtaAAGTTGGGTTTTTGATATATTGGAAATACATCACCACAGCATATAGAGGGATTCTTGTTCCATTCATATTGTTGGCTCAGATTCTGTTCCAAACTCTCCAAATTGGAAGCAACTATTGGATGACTTGGGCTACACCAATCTCACAAGATGTGGATCCATCACCTGTTGAAGGATCAACTCTTATACTTGTTTATGTTGCTTTGGCTATTGGAAGTTCTTTCTGCATTCTTGCTAGAGCTATGCTTCTTGTTACTGCCGGTTACAAAACTGCTACACTGTTATTCAATAAGATGCACTTCTGCATTTTCCGCGCACCAATGTCATTCTTTGATTCTACTCCAAGTGGTAGAATTCTCAATAGA GCTTCTACTGACCAAAGTGCTGTTGATACTGACATTCCAAATCAAATTAGTTCAGTTGCCTTCACTCTCATACAGCTTCTTGGAATCATAGCAGTGATGTCTCAAGTTGCATGGCAAGTTTTCTTTGTATTCATACCTGTCATTGCAGCCAGCATATGGTACCAG CAATATTACTTACCAGCAGCGCGAGAACTATCGCGCTTAGTTGGAGTATGCAAAGCGCCAGTGATTCAACACTTTGCTGAAACAATCTCTGGTGCATCAACCATTAGAAGCTTTGATCAGCAGTCTAGATTTCAGGAAACAAATATGAAACTTTCGGACGAATATTCTCGGCCGAAATTCAATGTTACTGGTGCTATGGAATGGTTGTGCTTTCGCTTAGATATGTTGTCTTCAGTCACATTTGCAGTTTCCTTGATATTCTTGGTATCTATTCCAAAAGGAGTCATAAATCCAA GCATTGCTGGTTTAGCTGTTACCTATGGACTAAATTTAAACATGGTGCAAGCTTGGGTTGTATGGAATCTTTGCCGCTTAGAGAACAAGATCATATCGGTCGAAAGGATTATGCAGTATACTTGTGTTCCTAGTGAGCCTCCCCTTGTTGTAGAAGAAAATAGACCAGATCCTTCTTGGCCATTATATGGTGAAGTTGACATACAAAACTTGCAG GTTCGTTATGCTTCACACCTTCCACTTGTGTTGCGCGGAATCTCATGCACATTTTATGGAGGATTGAAAACTGGCATTGTTGGAAGAACAGGAAGTGGTAAATCAACTCTCATACAAACTCTATTCCGAATCGTTGAACCAGCTGCTGGGAGAGTTATGATTGATGGCATCAACATATCTTCAGTAGGACTTCATGATTTGAGGTCTAGACTTGGCATTATTCCTCAAGATCCAACCATGTTTGAAGGGACAGTTAGAAACAATTTGGACCCTCTTGAAGAGTACACTGATGAACAAATTTGGGAG GCCTTAGATAAGTGCCAACTTGGAGATGAAGTTAGAAAGAAAGATGGAAAGTTGGACTCTCCAG TTAGCGAAAATGGCGAAAATTGGAGCATGGGACAGAGGCAATTGGTGTGCCTAGGTAGGGTGCTGCTAAAGAAGAGCAAGATATTGGTTCTTGATGAAGCAACTGCATCAGTTGATACTGCTACAGACAATTTGATTCAACAAACTCTTAAGCTGCATTTTGCTGACTCTACAATCATAACCATTGCACATAGAATCACTTCTGTTCTTGACAGCAATATGGTCTTGCTTCTTCATCAAG GAGTTATTGAAGAGTATGAGTCACCTTCAAAATTGCTAGAGGATAGGTGTTCTTCTTTTTCCCAACTTGTGGCTGAATATTCCACTAGGTCCAAGTCAACTTTTGATAAATCTGTTGTTCAATGA